In a genomic window of Dehalococcoidia bacterium:
- a CDS encoding DUF5668 domain-containing protein — protein sequence MVRLFIGLALVALGTLLLLERLGIVEGAWSIGWPALLIVLGVAVLLGGLLRR from the coding sequence GTGGTGCGTCTGTTCATCGGCCTGGCATTAGTGGCTTTGGGCACGCTCCTGCTCTTGGAGCGGTTGGGGATCGTGGAAGGGGCGTGGAGTATCGGGTGGCCCGCCCTGCTCATCGTGCTTGGGGTAGCTGTGCTCTTGGGTGGTCTTTTGCGGAGGTAG
- the leuD gene encoding 3-isopropylmalate dehydratase small subunit (catalyzes the isomerization between 2-isopropylmalate and 3-isopropylmalate in leucine biosynthesis), whose product MRFTGKVWKSGDHISTDLMMPGTRMLARPGISDKEAAQFCMEANRPGWAQQVTPGDIIIAGRNFGCGSSRPAARMLKALGISCVTAGSVSRLFFRNSTHIAFPVLICPGGSKAFDEGDMAEVDVETGHVCNLTKGLTLQAEALPKDSPPYQILMAGGLNNYLKARLAQGKTLS is encoded by the coding sequence ATGCGCTTCACGGGCAAGGTGTGGAAGTCCGGCGACCACATCAGCACCGACCTGATGATGCCCGGCACGCGGATGCTGGCCCGCCCGGGCATCTCCGACAAGGAGGCGGCCCAGTTCTGCATGGAGGCTAACCGCCCCGGCTGGGCACAACAAGTAACCCCCGGCGACATCATCATCGCGGGGCGCAACTTCGGGTGCGGTTCCAGCCGGCCGGCGGCGCGCATGCTCAAGGCCTTGGGCATCTCCTGCGTGACGGCCGGCTCCGTCTCCCGCCTCTTCTTCCGCAACAGCACCCACATCGCCTTCCCCGTGCTCATCTGCCCGGGGGGCTCCAAGGCCTTTGACGAGGGAGATATGGCGGAGGTGGATGTGGAGACAGGGCATGTTTGCAACCTGACCAAAGGCCTCACCCTGCAGGCCGAGGCCCTGCCCAAAGATAGCCCGCCCTATCAAATCCTTATGGCCGGCGGGCTCAACAACTACCTCAAAGCGCGCCTGGCCCAAGGGAAGACGCTATCCTAG
- a CDS encoding ABC transporter substrate-binding protein: protein MRRRVCALVGLLVALGALLGACRGVPQPSQPVPPRVPTPPSAEPPPVLPTPTPVALPPVVAEPTPTPTLVPPPGPPLKYGGILRNAQADTPPSCDLRMEEGRAYAAVFACSPMLNQLVKYEGGGYEKVVPDLAQAWEVQDGGRTWVFRLGDARWHDGLPVTSADVLYSLEAVLHPPAGMRVGRAGALQRYIEQMDAPDPKTVVIRLKFPAPSFLPTLALVYASIFPRHHLMHLVPPSPKTPDLVVGSGPFTFRRWLPGSFVELARNPHYFLKDRPYVDGYTIYIMPDATSRLAALRTRQIDMLSADALRREDVAELLAHPRLREQIIVHTHYANSVATLQINTVAAHRDPRTGRVVDWGDLRLRQALNLAIDRHEVRTAVYGGLGALGGLLPPYSPWGLTEEEVARLPGMAPTGPAKEAERVQARRLLVEAGFPEGLDVPLLVRSAPTPLALASALQEQAKTIGVGVHLVALEGPRYWEALARREFVLLAHIHTLPLFDPDLVFASHALCGGPENYPGVCDPVLEDLFRRQQEEMDPARRREVVRAFQRRYQEVLGKMTLVWEVRHPAWWGYVKGYTPTPLYYLQHGSRMEEVWLDR, encoded by the coding sequence ATGCGGCGGAGGGTTTGTGCGCTGGTGGGCCTCCTGGTTGCCCTGGGGGCACTGCTGGGGGCGTGCCGGGGTGTGCCGCAGCCCAGCCAGCCCGTGCCTCCCCGTGTGCCGACACCGCCCAGTGCCGAACCGCCCCCGGTGCTGCCCACCCCGACACCTGTTGCCCTCCCCCCGGTTGTTGCCGAACCCACCCCCACACCCACCCTCGTGCCTCCCCCGGGTCCGCCCCTGAAGTATGGGGGTATTCTGCGCAACGCCCAAGCCGATACGCCCCCCTCCTGCGACCTGCGCATGGAAGAGGGGCGTGCCTACGCCGCCGTTTTCGCGTGTAGCCCTATGCTCAACCAACTTGTGAAGTACGAGGGTGGGGGATACGAGAAGGTTGTGCCCGACCTAGCCCAGGCGTGGGAGGTGCAGGACGGGGGGAGGACATGGGTATTCCGCCTGGGGGATGCCCGCTGGCACGACGGACTGCCCGTTACCTCCGCCGATGTCCTGTATTCCTTGGAAGCGGTGCTCCATCCCCCGGCGGGGATGCGTGTGGGGCGGGCGGGTGCCCTGCAACGCTACATAGAGCAGATGGACGCCCCCGACCCCAAGACCGTCGTCATCCGCTTGAAGTTTCCCGCTCCCTCCTTCCTGCCCACCCTGGCGTTGGTGTACGCGTCCATTTTCCCGCGGCACCACCTGATGCACCTGGTCCCCCCCAGCCCCAAGACGCCCGACCTGGTGGTGGGCAGCGGCCCCTTCACCTTTCGGCGGTGGCTCCCGGGCTCCTTTGTGGAACTGGCCAGGAACCCTCACTACTTCCTCAAAGACCGCCCCTATGTGGACGGCTATACCATCTACATCATGCCCGACGCCACCAGCCGGTTGGCCGCCCTGCGCACCCGCCAGATAGACATGCTCTCCGCCGATGCCCTGCGCCGGGAGGATGTGGCGGAACTGCTCGCCCACCCCCGTTTGCGGGAGCAGATCATCGTGCACACCCACTACGCCAACAGCGTGGCGACCCTGCAGATCAACACCGTCGCGGCTCACCGCGACCCCCGCACGGGGAGGGTGGTGGACTGGGGCGACCTGCGCCTGCGCCAGGCGCTCAACCTGGCCATAGACCGCCACGAGGTGCGCACCGCCGTCTATGGGGGGCTGGGGGCTTTGGGGGGCCTTTTACCCCCCTATTCCCCCTGGGGCCTCACCGAGGAGGAGGTGGCCCGCCTGCCCGGGATGGCCCCCACCGGCCCCGCCAAAGAGGCGGAACGTGTTCAGGCCCGTCGGCTTCTGGTGGAAGCGGGTTTCCCCGAAGGGCTGGATGTCCCCCTTCTGGTGCGGAGCGCTCCCACACCCCTTGCTCTAGCCTCCGCCCTCCAGGAGCAGGCCAAAACGATAGGCGTGGGCGTACATCTGGTGGCCCTGGAGGGGCCCCGCTACTGGGAGGCGCTGGCGCGCCGGGAATTTGTGCTCCTGGCCCACATCCACACCCTGCCCCTTTTTGACCCCGACCTGGTCTTCGCCTCCCACGCCCTGTGCGGGGGGCCCGAGAACTACCCGGGCGTGTGCGACCCTGTTCTGGAGGACCTGTTCCGTCGCCAGCAGGAGGAGATGGACCCCGCTCGGCGGCGGGAGGTGGTGCGGGCCTTCCAGCGCCGTTACCAGGAGGTGCTGGGGAAAATGACGCTGGTATGGGAAGTGCGTCACCCCGCCTGGTGGGGCTATGTGAAGGGCTACACTCCCACACCCCTCTACTATCTCCAGCACGGCTCCCGCATGGAGGAGGTGTGGCTGGACCGCTAG
- the fmt gene encoding methionyl-tRNA formyltransferase, with amino-acid sequence MRLVFMGTPAFVIPVLETLAEAGHEVVGVVTPPDKPAGRGQRTEPSPVKVWAVERGLPVFQPPTLRRAEAQETLRRLAPQVIIVAAYGKLLPPEVLAIPPLGCLNLHPSLLPKYRGPSPVATAILNGDAVTGITLMLLDPGMDTGPILAQVEEPIRDEDTTRTLTERLFRRGASLLVQTLERWARGEISPRPQDPTQASTTRLLTKEDGWLDFTQSAVQLWRAVRAYDPWPGTFTRWKGQVLKVLEARPWPQDTAHPPGTVVALPTHAPAPVGLQTGQGVLALLRLHLEGKRPMGWREFLAGYRDFIGSRLPS; translated from the coding sequence ATGCGTCTGGTCTTCATGGGAACCCCTGCCTTTGTCATCCCTGTGCTGGAGACGCTGGCAGAGGCTGGGCACGAGGTGGTGGGGGTGGTCACCCCGCCCGATAAGCCTGCCGGCCGGGGCCAGCGCACCGAACCCTCGCCGGTGAAGGTGTGGGCAGTGGAGCGGGGGCTCCCCGTCTTCCAGCCCCCCACCCTGCGCCGCGCCGAGGCTCAAGAGACCCTGCGCCGCCTAGCCCCCCAGGTCATCATCGTGGCCGCCTATGGCAAACTCCTGCCCCCCGAGGTGTTGGCCATTCCCCCTTTGGGTTGTTTGAACCTGCACCCCTCCCTGCTCCCCAAATATCGGGGGCCGTCGCCTGTGGCCACAGCCATCCTCAACGGCGACGCGGTTACGGGGATAACGCTTATGCTGCTAGACCCGGGGATGGACACCGGCCCCATCCTGGCCCAGGTGGAGGAGCCTATAAGGGACGAAGATACGACCCGCACTCTGACGGAGCGCCTGTTCCGTCGGGGGGCGTCTCTGCTGGTGCAGACCCTGGAGCGTTGGGCGCGGGGGGAGATCTCCCCCCGCCCCCAAGACCCCACCCAGGCCAGCACCACCCGCCTGCTTACCAAAGAGGACGGCTGGCTGGACTTCACCCAGTCGGCGGTGCAGTTGTGGCGGGCGGTGCGGGCCTATGACCCCTGGCCGGGCACCTTCACCCGCTGGAAGGGGCAGGTGCTGAAGGTGCTGGAGGCGCGACCCTGGCCGCAGGACACCGCCCACCCCCCGGGCACTGTGGTCGCCCTGCCCACCCACGCCCCCGCCCCCGTGGGCCTGCAAACGGGCCAGGGCGTTCTGGCCCTTCTGCGCCTGCACCTGGAGGGGAAGCGCCCTATGGGGTGGCGGGAGTTCCTGGCGGGCTATAGGGACTTTATCGGCTCCCGCCTGCCCTCATAG
- the uvrA gene encoding excinuclease ABC subunit UvrA, which yields MEGLPTSGALRMDAIIVRGAREHNLKGIDVTIPRNRFVVITGVSGSGKSSLAFDTIYAEAQRRYVESLSSYARQFLGRLEKPDVEEIRGLSPAISIDQKGVSHNPRSTVGTITEIYDYLRLLFARVGVPHCPQCRRPVQKQTVDQIVDALYALPPNTRLMVLAPVVRDRKGEHKDVLESARKKGYQRVRVDGVLYDLGERIELDKDKRHTVEVVVDRLVTGEGLERGRVHNSLETALRLADGVVGISLVDRKEELIFAEQFACPYCGISMPEPEPRTFSFNSPHGACPACTGLGFTLELDPDYIVPNPDLTLAEGAIIPWTRMGASSPWYRSLLESLARAYDFSLHTPWKDLPPWVQDLVLYGDNERSFTMRHRTQQGKVYKWETTFEGVIPNLMRRYKETESDYIRSEIERYMAQRPCTQCQGKRLKPEALAVTVCGKNIMEVCALTIEEASRWVQAIQQEDPQREVRGEVLTPRQRLIARQVLKEIATRLQFLLDIGLDYLTLDRMASTLSGGEAQRIRLATQIGSGLTGVLYVCDEPSIGLHPVDDHRLIATLKRLRDMGNTILVVEHDEAIIRAADWIIDLGPGAGEHGGRIVAEGTVEDIMASPESITGAYLSGRRRLPLPSKRRPGNGLFLEVQGAQANNLKDITVRFPLGTLTCVTGVSGSGKSTLVYDVLYKRLAQHFYRAKDKPGPHRAIIGMEHLDKVVLVDQSPIGRTPRSNPATYVGVFTPIRELFAQLPDAKMRGYGPGRFSFNVRGGRCEACEGEGYTEIQMQFLPDVTVPCEVCKGRRYTREALEVKFKGYSIADVLDMTVEQALEVFKDIPRIRSKLETMRDVGLGYIRLGQPATTLSGGEAQRVKLAAELSRRATGRTLYILDEPTTGLSFEDCAYLLRVLHRLVDRGNTVILIEHHLDMIKNADWIIDLGPGAGERGGRVVCTGTPEQVARHPASATGQFLRRVLDVEAGVR from the coding sequence ATGGAGGGATTACCAACGAGCGGGGCGCTACGCATGGACGCCATCATCGTGCGCGGGGCGCGGGAGCACAACCTGAAGGGGATTGATGTCACCATCCCCCGCAACCGGTTCGTGGTCATCACGGGGGTCTCGGGGTCGGGCAAAAGTTCCCTGGCCTTTGACACCATCTATGCCGAGGCTCAACGGCGGTATGTGGAATCCCTCTCCTCCTATGCCCGCCAGTTCTTGGGACGCTTGGAGAAGCCCGATGTGGAGGAAATTCGCGGCCTTTCCCCCGCTATCTCCATTGACCAGAAGGGCGTCTCCCACAACCCGCGCTCCACGGTAGGCACTATCACCGAGATTTACGACTACCTGCGCCTGCTGTTTGCCCGCGTGGGGGTGCCTCACTGCCCCCAGTGCCGCCGCCCCGTCCAGAAGCAGACCGTAGACCAGATCGTGGATGCCCTGTATGCCCTGCCCCCGAACACCCGCCTGATGGTGCTGGCCCCTGTGGTGCGTGACCGCAAGGGGGAGCACAAGGATGTGCTGGAATCGGCTCGCAAGAAGGGCTACCAGCGGGTGCGGGTGGACGGCGTGCTGTACGACCTGGGGGAGCGCATTGAACTAGACAAGGATAAGCGCCACACGGTAGAGGTGGTGGTGGACCGCCTAGTTACGGGGGAGGGGCTGGAGCGGGGGCGGGTGCACAACTCGCTGGAGACGGCCCTGCGCCTGGCCGATGGGGTGGTGGGCATCTCCCTGGTGGACCGCAAAGAGGAGCTCATCTTCGCCGAACAGTTTGCCTGCCCCTATTGCGGCATCAGCATGCCCGAGCCGGAGCCCCGCACCTTCTCCTTCAACAGCCCCCACGGGGCCTGCCCGGCGTGCACGGGCCTCGGCTTCACCCTGGAACTGGACCCTGACTACATCGTCCCCAACCCCGACCTGACCCTGGCCGAGGGGGCCATCATCCCCTGGACGCGCATGGGTGCCTCCAGTCCCTGGTATCGGAGCCTGCTGGAGTCCCTGGCGCGGGCCTACGACTTCTCCCTCCACACCCCGTGGAAGGACCTTCCCCCCTGGGTGCAGGACTTGGTGCTCTACGGCGATAACGAACGCTCCTTCACCATGCGCCACCGCACCCAGCAGGGGAAGGTGTACAAGTGGGAGACCACCTTTGAAGGGGTCATACCCAACTTAATGCGCCGCTACAAGGAGACGGAGTCCGACTATATCCGCTCGGAGATTGAGCGCTACATGGCCCAGCGCCCGTGCACCCAGTGCCAGGGGAAGCGCCTGAAGCCCGAAGCCCTGGCAGTAACCGTGTGCGGCAAGAACATTATGGAGGTGTGCGCCCTGACCATCGAGGAGGCCAGCCGTTGGGTGCAGGCCATCCAGCAGGAGGACCCCCAGCGGGAGGTGCGGGGAGAGGTGCTCACCCCCCGCCAGCGCCTCATCGCCCGCCAGGTGCTGAAAGAGATCGCCACCCGCCTGCAGTTCCTGTTAGACATCGGCCTAGACTACCTGACATTGGACCGCATGGCCAGCACCCTGTCGGGGGGCGAGGCCCAGCGCATCCGCCTGGCCACCCAAATCGGCTCGGGCCTGACGGGGGTGCTGTATGTGTGCGATGAGCCGTCCATTGGCCTGCATCCTGTGGACGACCATCGCCTCATCGCCACCCTGAAGCGCCTGCGGGATATGGGCAACACCATCTTGGTGGTGGAGCACGACGAGGCCATCATCCGCGCTGCCGATTGGATTATTGACCTGGGCCCCGGCGCGGGGGAGCACGGGGGACGCATCGTGGCCGAGGGGACGGTGGAGGACATTATGGCCTCCCCCGAGTCCATCACGGGGGCGTATCTGTCGGGGCGTCGGCGCCTTCCCCTCCCCTCCAAGAGGCGGCCGGGCAACGGCCTGTTCCTGGAGGTGCAGGGGGCCCAAGCCAACAACCTGAAAGACATCACCGTCCGTTTCCCCCTGGGCACTCTGACCTGCGTAACGGGCGTGTCCGGGTCGGGCAAGAGCACCTTGGTGTACGATGTGCTCTACAAGCGCCTGGCCCAGCACTTCTACCGCGCTAAGGACAAGCCCGGCCCCCATCGGGCTATCATCGGGATGGAGCACCTGGATAAGGTGGTGCTGGTGGACCAGTCCCCCATCGGGCGGACGCCCCGCTCCAACCCTGCGACGTATGTGGGGGTGTTCACCCCCATTCGGGAACTGTTCGCCCAGTTGCCAGACGCCAAGATGCGGGGCTATGGGCCGGGGCGCTTCTCCTTCAATGTGCGGGGCGGGCGCTGCGAGGCCTGCGAAGGGGAGGGCTACACCGAGATCCAGATGCAGTTCCTGCCCGATGTGACGGTTCCCTGTGAGGTGTGCAAGGGGCGACGCTACACCCGTGAGGCCCTGGAGGTCAAGTTCAAGGGCTACTCCATCGCCGATGTGCTGGACATGACGGTGGAGCAGGCCCTGGAGGTGTTCAAGGACATCCCCCGCATCCGCTCCAAACTGGAGACCATGCGGGATGTGGGGCTGGGGTACATCCGCCTGGGCCAGCCCGCCACCACCCTGTCGGGGGGCGAGGCCCAGCGGGTGAAACTGGCGGCGGAACTGTCCCGCCGGGCCACGGGGCGCACCCTCTACATCCTGGACGAACCCACCACTGGCCTCTCCTTTGAGGACTGCGCCTACCTGTTGCGGGTGCTCCACCGCCTGGTGGACCGGGGGAACACGGTCATCCTGATTGAGCACCACCTGGATATGATCAAGAACGCCGACTGGATTATTGACCTGGGGCCGGGGGCAGGGGAGCGGGGGGGCAGGGTGGTGTGCACGGGCACCCCCGAACAAGTGGCACGCCACCCGGCGAGCGCAACGGGCCAGTTTTTGCGCCGTGTGCTGGACGTGGAGGCGGGGGTGCGGTAA
- a CDS encoding isocitrate lyase/PEP mutase family protein has product MKPTTRFRRLLRRPGLILAPFVFDAFQAKIAEAVGFPLLYMTGFGTAAARGYPDVGLVTQTEMVQNARYIAAAVRTPVLCDADTGYGNPINVWRTVREYEDAGVAGIHLEDQVFPKKCGFFEGKQVVPLEEHVQKIRAALDARRDKDFVIIARTDALAVHGWEETIRRCRAYRAAGADLVFVDGIRTQEDLETYARALPDIPKLYNGMLRPVKEVERMGFKIMIAGATIGVIYRALKDAFTHLKRKGTVDTPWMDIIRTEVADVLGLPQIYEMERRYGVSDMTLPSRR; this is encoded by the coding sequence ATGAAACCCACCACACGCTTCCGCCGGCTTCTGCGACGCCCCGGGCTGATCCTTGCCCCCTTCGTGTTTGACGCCTTCCAGGCCAAAATTGCCGAGGCGGTGGGCTTCCCCCTGCTATATATGACAGGCTTCGGCACCGCCGCCGCCCGGGGCTATCCCGATGTGGGCCTGGTTACCCAAACGGAGATGGTCCAGAACGCCCGTTACATCGCCGCCGCTGTGCGCACCCCCGTGCTGTGCGACGCCGACACGGGCTATGGCAACCCCATCAATGTCTGGCGCACGGTGCGGGAGTATGAGGATGCGGGGGTGGCCGGCATCCATCTGGAAGACCAGGTGTTCCCCAAGAAGTGTGGCTTCTTTGAGGGCAAGCAGGTCGTCCCCCTGGAGGAGCATGTCCAGAAAATCCGCGCCGCCTTGGACGCCCGCCGGGATAAGGACTTCGTCATCATTGCTCGCACAGATGCCTTGGCCGTGCACGGCTGGGAGGAGACCATCCGCCGCTGTCGCGCCTACCGCGCAGCGGGGGCCGACCTGGTGTTCGTGGACGGCATCCGCACCCAAGAGGATCTAGAGACCTATGCCCGCGCCCTGCCCGACATCCCCAAACTCTACAACGGCATGCTCCGCCCCGTCAAAGAGGTGGAGCGCATGGGGTTCAAGATTATGATCGCTGGGGCCACCATCGGCGTGATCTACCGGGCGCTCAAGGACGCCTTCACCCACCTGAAGCGTAAGGGCACGGTGGACACCCCTTGGATGGACATCATCCGCACCGAAGTCGCCGATGTACTGGGCTTGCCCCAGATTTACGAGATGGAGCGGCGCTACGGGGTGTCCGACATGACCCTTCCCTCCCGCAGGTAA
- a CDS encoding alanine--glyoxylate aminotransferase family protein has translation MAQMAASVAPPLQVPQRLLLGPGPSNINPRVLRAMSAPALGYLDPTWMQTMDEIAAMLRALFRTRNDLCIAMPGTGTAGMETAIANLVEPGDVVVVGTHGFFGERLAEIARRYGATVATVPGEWGRPLDPDAVEAELRKHPKVKALGVVHAETSTGVLQPLEALSALARRYDCLLIVDAVTSLGGSPVEVDAWGIDFCYSASQKCLGCPPGLAPVTVSPRAEQAIARRTQKVRSFYLDLTLHRSYWGGPRLYHHTAPVNLLYGLHEGLRLILEEGLEARWERHRRVARALWAGLEALGLRLLVAEAHRTPQLTTVVLPEGVDEMKLRRTLLDEWGIEVGGGLGALRGKILRIGLMGENATPSAVLTLLCALEALLPRLGYEVPPGAGTAAAGRVLAGGG, from the coding sequence ATGGCGCAGATGGCAGCGTCCGTGGCACCCCCGTTGCAGGTGCCCCAGCGCCTGCTGTTGGGGCCCGGCCCCAGCAACATCAACCCCCGCGTCCTGCGGGCTATGAGCGCCCCCGCCCTGGGCTACCTGGACCCCACATGGATGCAGACCATGGACGAAATAGCGGCGATGTTGCGCGCCCTGTTCCGCACCCGCAACGACCTGTGCATCGCCATGCCCGGCACAGGCACCGCCGGGATGGAGACGGCCATCGCCAACCTGGTGGAGCCGGGGGATGTGGTGGTGGTGGGCACGCACGGCTTCTTCGGGGAGCGCTTGGCGGAAATTGCCCGCCGCTACGGGGCCACGGTGGCCACCGTCCCAGGGGAGTGGGGACGCCCCCTGGACCCGGACGCCGTGGAGGCGGAACTGCGCAAACACCCGAAGGTGAAGGCGTTGGGCGTTGTCCACGCCGAGACCTCCACCGGTGTGCTGCAGCCCCTGGAGGCCTTATCCGCCCTGGCCCGTCGCTACGACTGCCTGCTCATCGTGGATGCTGTAACCTCCCTGGGGGGAAGCCCCGTAGAGGTGGATGCCTGGGGCATTGACTTCTGCTATAGCGCCTCCCAGAAGTGTTTGGGATGTCCGCCGGGTTTGGCCCCGGTCACCGTTAGCCCCCGGGCGGAGCAGGCCATCGCCCGCCGCACCCAAAAGGTGCGCTCCTTCTACTTGGATTTGACCCTCCACCGCTCCTACTGGGGCGGGCCGCGCCTGTACCACCATACGGCACCCGTCAACCTCCTCTACGGTCTGCACGAGGGCTTGCGCCTCATTTTGGAGGAGGGCCTGGAGGCCCGCTGGGAACGGCATCGGCGGGTGGCCCGGGCGCTGTGGGCGGGCCTGGAGGCTTTGGGCTTGCGCCTGCTGGTGGCCGAAGCCCACCGCACTCCCCAGTTGACCACCGTTGTCCTCCCCGAGGGGGTGGACGAGATGAAACTGCGCCGCACCCTGTTGGACGAATGGGGTATTGAGGTGGGGGGCGGGCTGGGGGCCTTGCGGGGCAAAATCCTCCGCATCGGCCTCATGGGGGAGAACGCTACGCCGTCGGCTGTGCTCACCCTCCTGTGCGCCCTGGAGGCCCTTCTCCCCCGTCTGGGCTACGAGGTGCCCCCCGGAGCCGGCACGGCGGCGGCGGGGCGGGTCCTGGCGGGGGGCGGGTAA
- a CDS encoding NAD(P)/FAD-dependent oxidoreductase: MALTYDVVVVGAGPAGSTVARLLAQRHFRVLLVEEHLQVGVPCHCSGLVTPRTLEAAHAPATLVRNAVRGVLTFGPEGTALPLVASHPKALVIDRVGLDAFLATQAQEAGADLLLGARALGIERNGNGSLHLRLRRNGHEETVACRLVVGADGSRSVVAQALGVAPREVVYALGGEVAIQGLDPSLVYVALDPYTYPGWFGWAIPLGDGMARIGVGTSQRGVSPRRLLQHLLDTFPPLRGARVVRLQGGVIPLASGHPHRLVGDGVLLVGDAGGQVKPSSGGGIYTGIVAAHWCAAVAQRALEKDDCSARALAPYQRWWHSPIGREVQRASVLRRLLLGLTPRELTVALQMLGHPRIARVIQEHGDIDFPGRAFARLLAPGPLWTAFRTLPLSLWPKGMRVAWAWAFSQGRAGIGLGPFVP, from the coding sequence GTGGCGCTCACCTACGATGTGGTCGTGGTCGGGGCGGGGCCGGCAGGATCCACAGTGGCCCGCCTGCTGGCCCAGCGCCATTTTCGGGTGCTTCTGGTGGAGGAGCACCTGCAGGTGGGCGTCCCCTGCCACTGCTCGGGCCTGGTAACCCCCCGCACCCTGGAGGCTGCCCACGCCCCCGCCACCCTGGTACGCAACGCAGTGCGGGGTGTGCTGACCTTCGGCCCAGAGGGGACGGCCCTGCCCCTGGTGGCTTCCCATCCCAAAGCCCTGGTCATTGACCGAGTGGGGCTGGATGCTTTCCTGGCCACACAGGCCCAGGAGGCGGGGGCCGATCTCCTCCTGGGTGCCCGCGCCCTGGGGATAGAGCGCAACGGCAACGGCTCCCTGCATCTACGCCTGCGGCGCAACGGCCACGAGGAGACGGTGGCGTGTCGCCTGGTGGTGGGGGCCGATGGCTCCCGCTCGGTGGTGGCCCAGGCGTTGGGCGTCGCCCCGCGGGAGGTGGTCTACGCCCTGGGGGGCGAGGTGGCCATCCAGGGGCTGGACCCCTCCCTGGTGTATGTGGCCCTGGACCCCTATACCTATCCAGGCTGGTTTGGGTGGGCCATCCCCCTGGGGGATGGGATGGCGCGCATTGGGGTGGGCACTTCCCAGCGGGGCGTGAGCCCCCGTCGGCTCCTCCAGCACCTGCTGGACACCTTTCCGCCCCTGCGGGGGGCGCGGGTGGTGCGCCTGCAGGGGGGCGTCATCCCCCTGGCGTCGGGGCATCCCCACCGCTTGGTGGGGGATGGCGTTCTGCTGGTGGGGGACGCTGGGGGCCAGGTGAAGCCCTCCTCGGGCGGGGGGATTTACACAGGCATCGTGGCAGCCCATTGGTGCGCCGCCGTGGCCCAGCGCGCCCTGGAAAAGGACGACTGTTCCGCCCGCGCCCTGGCCCCCTACCAGCGGTGGTGGCACTCCCCCATAGGGCGGGAAGTGCAACGGGCCAGCGTGCTCCGCCGTCTGTTGCTGGGCCTGACCCCGCGGGAACTGACAGTGGCCCTGCAGATGCTGGGCCATCCCCGCATCGCCCGCGTTATCCAAGAGCATGGGGACATTGATTTCCCGGGGAGGGCGTTTGCGCGCCTGTTGGCCCCTGGCCCGTTGTGGACGGCCTTTCGCACCCTGCCCCTGTCGTTGTGGCCCAAGGGGATGCGGGTGGCATGGGCGTGGGCCTTTTCCCAGGGGCGGGCGGGGATAGGCCTGGGGCCTTTCGTGCCTTGA